In Malus sylvestris chromosome 15, drMalSylv7.2, whole genome shotgun sequence, a single genomic region encodes these proteins:
- the LOC126605787 gene encoding probable receptor-like protein kinase At1g11050, producing the protein MNKPIPFSPLLFLILSISVTSQINPTSSSCPIDLSYVHTLPWDSSLCQDPTGKHCCQTLLSLFGIGLSQHLKQTSMFQLPNSNSSSSCLSDLQSGLAALKLDPSVVPLCFENSTQFVASPASCAGIVTIQDWTERVGPMTPLDTSCKGDLESLTRCSSCVDAGMKVNSQLSSLDPNATKCFYYTVLYAAGIVNELGPAEPRTAACILGLPLSDSANKKKSTQVSRKTLLKWVFGVLGAVIVVLVGVGIIVLYRKHDKKEKQIAMHEEYVTSFRTSILPNSGAKWYAVSELERATNGFSQKNMIGQGGYGVVYKGTLSDGSLVAVKHVLDLDSKGDEEFSNEVEIISKIRHRNLLSLRGCCVTSDDLKGKRRFLVYDLMSNGNLSDQLSGKKRMNWPQRKNIIIDVAKGLAYLHNGIKPAIYHRDIKGTNILLDSKMKAKVADFGLAKQSSDGESHLTTRVAGTHGYLAPEYALYGQLTEKSDVYSFGIVILEIMSGRKVLETSSSDSNAFVLITDWAWMALKSGNVEEIFDEAVREEGPKGVMERFVLVGILCAHVMVAFRPTISEALKMLEGDIDIPKLPDRPMPLGNESHRSSFGLSRLLASEGSPRT; encoded by the coding sequence ATGAACAAACCTATCCcatttagccccctcctcttcCTAATCCTATCCATCTCCGTCACCTCCCAAATTAATCCAACCTCCTCCTCCTGTCCCATCGATCTCAGCTATGTTCATACCCTCCCATGGGACTCTTCACTTTGCCAAGACCCCACCGGAAAGCACTGCTGCCAAACCCTCCTCAGCCTTTTTGGGATTGGACTTTCCCAACACCTCAAGCAAACCTCCATGTTCCAATTACCCAACTCaaactcctcctcctcctgccTCTCCGATCTCCAGTCCGGCCTCGCCGCCCTCAAACTCGACCCCTCCGTGGTCCCATTGTGCTTCGAGAACTCGACGCAGTTCGTCGCCAGCCCGGCTAGTTGTGCCGGGATTGTCACAATCCAGGACTGGACAGAGAGGGTGGGGCCAATGACCCCCCTGGACACATCCTGCAAAGGGGACCTGGAAAGCTTGACGAGATGCAGCTCCTGCGTCGATGCCGGCATGAAGGTGAATTCCCAGTTGTCGAGTCTCGACCCGAATGCGACTAAATGCTTTTACTACACTGTGTTGTATGCTGCAGGGATTGTTAACGAGTTGGGTCCGGCAGAGCCCCGGACTGCTGCTTGCATTCTCGGTTTGCCTCTGTCCGACTCGGCGAACAAGAAAAAATCCACTCAGGTGAGCAGGAAGACCTTGCTGAAATGggtttttggggttttgggtGCTGTGATTGTTGTCCTGGTTGGTGTTGGGATTATAGTCCTATACAGGAAGCATGATAAGAAAGAGAAGCAAATTGCAATGCATGAAGAGTATGTGACAAGTTTTAGAACTAGCATTTTGCCCAATTCAGGTGCGAAATGGTACGCTGTGTCCGAGCTCGAAAGAGCCACCAATGGATTTTCTCAGAAGAACATGATTGGACAAGGCGGGTATGGGGTTGTGTACAAAGGAACACTTTCTGATGGGAGTTTGGTTGCAGTGAAGCATGTTCTTGATTTGGACTCGAAAGGGGACGAAGAGTTTTCAAATGAGGTCGAAATCATAAGCAAAATTAGGCACAGGAATCTTCTTTCGCTTCGAGGATGTTGTGTGACTAGTGATGATTTGAAGGGGAAAAGAAGGTTCTTGGTTTATGATCTGATGTCGAATGGGAATTTAAGTGATCAATTGTCTGGAAAGAAGAGAATGAATTGGCCTCAGCGCAAGAACATAATCATTGATGTGGCAAAGGGGCTTGCCTACTTGCACAATGGGATCAAGCCTGCAATTTATCATAGAGACATAAAGGGCACAAACATTCTATTGGATTCGAAAATGAAGGCTAAAGTTGCAGACTTTGGATTGGCCAAGCAAAGTTCCGATGGCGAATCTCACCTCACCACTAGGGTTGCCGGCACGCACGGCTATTTGGCGCCAGAATATGCCCTCTACGGACAACTAACAGAGAAGAGTGACGTTTACAGCTTTGGCATTGTGATTCTTGAGATCATGAGTGGAAGGAAAGTCTTGGAGACATCGAGTTCGGATTCAAACGCGTTCGTGTTGATCACAGATTGGGCGTGGATGGCTCTGAAGTCAGGGAATGTGGAGGAAATTTTTGATGAGGCAGTAAGGGAGGAAGGACCAAAGGGTGTTATGGAGAGGTTCGTGCTTGTTGGAATTCTTTGTGCTCATGTTATGGTGGCTTTTAGGCCTACAATTTCTGAGGCACTAAAGATGTTGGAGGGGGACATTGATATTCCAAAATTACCAGACAGGCCAATGCCACTTGGAAATGAGTCACATAGATCttcttttgggctttctagGTTGTTAGCAAGTGAAGGATCACCAAGGACCTAG